The following coding sequences are from one Rathayibacter sp. VKM Ac-2760 window:
- the argF gene encoding ornithine carbamoyltransferase, with translation MTRHFLRDDDITPAEQAEILDLAVELKRDRFARKPLAGPQTVAVIFDKSSTRTRVSFAVGIADLGGSPLIISTASSQLGGKETASDTARVLERQVAAIVWRTYAQSGLEQMAAGTRVPVVNALSDEFHPCQLLADLLTIREHRGRLAGLTLTFFGDGASNMAHSYLLAGATAGMHVRIVSPSSYAPDPAVLADAQRIAAATGGSATTTTDPAAGAAGSDIVITDTWVSMGKEDEKAARVATFGAYRVDDATMAAAAPDALFLHCLPADRGYEVTAEVIDGPQSVIWDEAENRLHAQKALLVWLLERAGTPDAAQ, from the coding sequence GTGACCCGCCACTTCCTCCGCGACGACGACATCACCCCCGCCGAGCAGGCCGAGATCCTCGACCTCGCCGTCGAGCTCAAGCGCGACCGCTTTGCGCGGAAGCCGCTCGCGGGGCCGCAGACCGTCGCGGTCATCTTCGACAAGTCCTCCACCCGCACCCGGGTGTCCTTCGCGGTCGGAATCGCCGACCTCGGCGGCAGCCCGCTGATCATCTCGACCGCGAGCAGTCAGCTCGGCGGCAAGGAGACCGCGTCGGACACCGCGCGCGTCCTGGAGCGACAGGTCGCGGCCATCGTCTGGCGCACCTACGCGCAGTCCGGTCTGGAGCAGATGGCCGCGGGCACCCGCGTCCCGGTCGTCAACGCGCTGTCGGACGAGTTCCACCCCTGCCAGCTGCTCGCCGACCTGCTCACGATCCGCGAGCACCGCGGCCGCCTGGCCGGCCTGACGCTGACCTTCTTCGGCGACGGAGCCAGCAACATGGCGCACTCGTACCTCCTGGCCGGCGCGACAGCGGGCATGCACGTCCGCATCGTCTCGCCCTCGTCCTACGCCCCCGACCCCGCGGTCCTCGCCGATGCCCAGCGCATCGCGGCGGCCACCGGCGGCTCCGCCACGACGACGACCGATCCGGCCGCGGGCGCCGCCGGCTCCGACATCGTGATCACCGACACCTGGGTGTCGATGGGCAAGGAGGACGAGAAGGCCGCGCGGGTCGCCACCTTCGGCGCCTACCGGGTGGACGACGCGACGATGGCGGCCGCCGCCCCCGATGCGCTCTTCCTGCACTGCCTCCCCGCCGACCGCGGCTACGAGGTGACCGCCGAGGTGATCGACGGCCCGCAGAGCGTGATTTGGGACGAGGCGGAGAACCGCCTGCACGCCCAGAAGGCCCTGCTGGTCTGGCTCCTCGAGCGCGCCGGCACCCCCGACGCCGCTCAGTAG
- the argH gene encoding argininosuccinate lyase gives MTERPSARAGEAGALWGGRFAGGPSPELAALSKSTHFDWQLAEYDIAGSRAHARALATAGYLDESELTAMLEALERLRSAVVDGRFTADDADEDVHGALERGLMLEAGPELGGKLRAGRSRNDQIATFVRMYLRDHAAIVAELVVQLIDAIAAQASAHPAAIMPGRTHLQHAQPVLLAHHLLAHAWALLRDLERLRDWAVRADVSPYGSGALAGSTLGLDAEAVARELGFAASVPNSIDGTASRDLVAEFAFVSAMIGIDVSRVAEEIILWNTREFAFVTLDDGYSTGSSIMPQKKNPDVAELARGKAGRLLGNLTGLLATLKALPLAYNRDLQEDKEPVFDSVTTLEVLLPAFSGMIATLTFHTDRMAELAPQGFSLATDVAEWLVKKHVPFRDAHEITGELVKLAETRGLGLEELDDEALSSVSPLLTPDVRSVLSIEGSVASRDGVGGTAPDRVAEQLAQLTERVRVVRSALRGDAS, from the coding sequence ATGACGGAACGACCCTCCGCCCGCGCGGGCGAGGCCGGCGCGCTCTGGGGAGGCCGGTTCGCCGGCGGCCCGTCGCCCGAGCTCGCCGCGCTCTCGAAGTCGACGCACTTCGACTGGCAGCTCGCCGAGTACGACATCGCCGGCTCCCGCGCGCACGCCCGCGCCCTCGCGACCGCCGGCTACCTCGACGAGTCCGAGCTCACCGCGATGCTCGAGGCGCTCGAGCGACTGCGCTCCGCCGTGGTCGACGGCCGCTTCACCGCCGACGACGCGGACGAGGACGTGCACGGGGCGCTCGAGCGCGGCCTCATGCTCGAGGCCGGTCCCGAGCTCGGCGGCAAGCTCCGGGCCGGCCGCTCGCGCAACGACCAGATCGCGACCTTCGTGCGGATGTACCTCCGCGACCACGCCGCGATCGTGGCGGAGCTCGTGGTGCAGCTGATCGACGCCATCGCCGCGCAGGCCTCCGCTCACCCCGCGGCGATCATGCCCGGACGCACCCACCTCCAGCACGCGCAGCCGGTGCTGCTCGCGCACCACCTGCTCGCGCACGCCTGGGCGCTGCTCCGCGACCTCGAGCGCCTGCGCGACTGGGCGGTCCGCGCCGACGTCTCGCCCTACGGCTCGGGCGCGCTGGCCGGCTCCACGCTCGGCCTCGACGCCGAGGCGGTCGCCCGCGAGCTCGGCTTCGCCGCGAGCGTCCCCAATTCGATCGACGGCACCGCGAGCCGCGACCTCGTGGCCGAGTTCGCCTTCGTCAGCGCGATGATCGGCATCGACGTCTCCCGGGTCGCGGAGGAGATCATCCTCTGGAACACCCGCGAGTTCGCCTTCGTCACCCTCGACGACGGCTACTCGACGGGGTCGTCGATCATGCCGCAGAAGAAGAACCCCGACGTCGCCGAGCTGGCCCGCGGCAAGGCGGGCCGGCTCCTCGGCAACCTCACCGGGCTGCTGGCGACGCTCAAGGCGCTGCCGCTCGCGTACAACCGCGACCTGCAGGAGGACAAGGAGCCCGTCTTCGATTCGGTGACCACGCTCGAGGTGCTCCTTCCCGCGTTCAGCGGGATGATCGCGACGCTGACCTTCCACACCGACCGGATGGCCGAGCTCGCGCCGCAGGGCTTCTCGCTCGCGACGGACGTGGCGGAGTGGCTCGTCAAGAAGCACGTGCCCTTCCGCGACGCCCACGAGATCACCGGCGAGCTGGTGAAGCTCGCGGAGACCCGCGGCCTGGGTCTCGAGGAGCTGGACGACGAGGCGCTGAGCTCGGTCTCGCCGCTGCTGACGCCGGACGTCCGTTCCGTGCTGAGCATCGAGGGCTCGGTCGCGAGCCGCGACGGCGTCGGCGGCACCGCGCCGGACCGGGTGGCGGAGCAGCTCGCGCAGCTCACCGAGCGCGTCCGCGTCGTCCGCTCCGCCCTCCGCGGGGACGCGTCGTGA
- a CDS encoding DNA-3-methyladenine glycosylase: MAAGPIDLSRPAVEVAPDLLGAVLLHRTAEGVVGVRLTEVEAYLGLGEDPGSHAHRRRSPRNAPMFGAPGTVYAYFSYGMHTCVNLVCSPEGAASAVLLRAGEVVAGEELALLRRGPVRPRDLARGPARLAKALGVTLAESGDPMTAAFELLPPDAPVAIEVSARTGVSGEGGGDEYPWRFSITGDPTVSPYRRAVARRRLPPGGAQPAR; encoded by the coding sequence ATGGCCGCCGGTCCGATCGACCTGTCGCGACCGGCGGTCGAGGTCGCGCCGGATCTCCTCGGCGCCGTGCTGCTGCACCGCACGGCCGAGGGGGTGGTCGGCGTCCGCCTCACCGAGGTCGAGGCCTACCTCGGGCTCGGCGAGGACCCCGGCTCCCATGCGCACCGGCGCCGCTCGCCGCGCAACGCGCCGATGTTCGGCGCACCGGGGACGGTCTACGCGTACTTCAGCTACGGGATGCACACCTGCGTGAACCTGGTCTGCTCACCGGAGGGCGCGGCCTCGGCGGTGCTGCTGCGCGCGGGCGAGGTCGTGGCGGGGGAGGAGCTCGCTCTGCTCCGCCGCGGACCGGTCCGGCCGAGGGACCTCGCCCGGGGACCGGCGCGGCTCGCGAAGGCGCTCGGCGTGACCCTCGCGGAGTCCGGCGACCCGATGACCGCGGCGTTCGAGCTGCTTCCGCCGGACGCACCGGTCGCGATCGAGGTCTCCGCGCGGACCGGCGTGTCCGGCGAGGGCGGCGGGGACGAGTACCCGTGGCGGTTCTCGATCACCGGCGACCCGACGGTCTCGCCCTACCGCCGTGCCGTCGCCCGCCGTCGACTGCCGCCGGGCGGGGCTCAGCCCGCCAGGTAG
- a CDS encoding DNA-binding protein, protein MFVITADQRDSRHDDDRVEQAITALVEAEEHAFVLPPERTAGDEFQFVLSRADAVVSVVLALHRTAHWSIGLGIGAIERPLPRTTRAARGEAYFAARRAVEAAKGRATRFALDPDSPAAAFPSVPDAQALFDPLLHLRDSRTPAGWEIVDLLDAGLTQKDAAEQLAVSPQAVSLRVRAASARADRPARDALTRLLTVVDRTLDPDGAASDDDSQAHPGRTDPDPEPERTPR, encoded by the coding sequence GTGTTCGTCATCACCGCCGATCAGCGCGACAGTCGCCACGACGACGACCGCGTGGAGCAGGCCATCACCGCGCTCGTCGAGGCCGAGGAGCACGCCTTCGTGCTGCCCCCCGAGCGGACCGCCGGCGACGAGTTCCAGTTCGTGCTCTCCCGGGCGGACGCGGTCGTCTCGGTCGTCCTCGCCCTGCACCGCACCGCGCACTGGAGCATCGGGCTCGGCATCGGCGCGATCGAGCGCCCGCTCCCCCGCACGACTCGGGCCGCCCGGGGTGAGGCATATTTCGCCGCGCGCCGGGCAGTGGAGGCGGCGAAGGGGAGAGCGACCCGCTTCGCGCTCGACCCCGACTCCCCGGCCGCCGCCTTCCCCTCGGTCCCCGACGCGCAGGCCCTCTTCGATCCGCTGCTGCACCTCCGCGACTCGAGGACGCCGGCGGGCTGGGAGATCGTCGACCTCCTCGACGCCGGCCTGACGCAGAAGGACGCCGCCGAGCAGCTGGCCGTCTCCCCACAGGCGGTCAGTCTCCGGGTGCGGGCGGCGAGTGCGCGCGCCGATCGACCGGCGCGGGACGCTTTGACGAGACTGCTGACGGTGGTCGACCGTACCCTCGACCCCGACGGGGCGGCGAGCGACGACGACTCGCAGGCCCACCCGGGTCGCACCGACCCCGATCCCGAACCCGAGAGGACACCCCGATGA
- the tyrS gene encoding tyrosine--tRNA ligase, producing MTDQDFRGSATAPALDPSFENVWDELVWRGAVHVSTDAVALRELLAGDPITYYCGFDPTAPSLHLGNLVQLIVLRRLQLAGHRPLGLVGGSTGLIGDPRPTAERTLNSRETVVEWVSRLQAQVSRFLSTEGENPLRLVNNLDWTAPLSAIDFLREIGKHFRVGTMLKKDAVSARLNSDAGISYTEFSYQILQGLDYLELYRQHGCVLQTGGSDQWGNLTSGTDLIHRTEGVSVHAIGTPLVMNSDGTKFGKSEGNAVWLDPSLTSPYAFYQFWLNTDDRDVAARLKTFTYLPRVEIERLESASVEAPFKREAQRALASEVTTLVHGEAVTASVIAASAALFGRGSLDCIDADILRGALQAVTTVEATASTPVVQAFVEAGLVASLGEARRAIGQRGLSVNNTAVTDDAAVLGDLPLIDGIAVLRRGKKSFAGAFVS from the coding sequence GTGACCGATCAGGACTTCCGCGGATCCGCGACCGCACCCGCGCTCGACCCCTCCTTCGAGAACGTCTGGGACGAGCTCGTCTGGCGCGGCGCGGTCCACGTCTCCACCGATGCGGTGGCCCTCCGCGAGCTCCTGGCCGGAGACCCGATCACCTACTACTGCGGCTTCGACCCCACCGCGCCGAGCCTGCACCTGGGCAACCTGGTCCAGCTGATCGTGCTGCGCCGGCTCCAGCTCGCCGGGCACCGGCCCCTCGGTCTCGTCGGCGGATCGACCGGCCTGATCGGAGACCCGCGGCCGACCGCGGAGCGCACCCTCAACTCCCGCGAGACCGTGGTCGAGTGGGTGTCCCGCCTGCAGGCGCAGGTGTCGCGGTTCCTCTCGACCGAGGGGGAGAACCCGCTGCGGCTGGTGAACAACCTGGACTGGACGGCGCCGCTGTCGGCGATCGACTTCCTCCGGGAGATCGGCAAGCACTTCCGGGTGGGTACGATGCTCAAGAAGGATGCGGTCAGCGCGCGTCTGAACTCCGACGCGGGGATCAGCTACACCGAGTTCAGCTACCAGATCCTGCAGGGGCTCGACTACCTCGAGCTCTACCGCCAGCACGGCTGCGTGCTGCAGACCGGCGGCAGCGACCAGTGGGGGAACCTGACCAGCGGCACGGATCTGATCCACCGCACCGAGGGGGTCTCGGTGCACGCCATCGGGACGCCGCTGGTGATGAACTCCGACGGGACGAAGTTCGGCAAGAGCGAGGGCAACGCGGTCTGGCTCGACCCCTCGCTCACCAGCCCGTACGCGTTCTACCAGTTCTGGCTCAACACCGACGACCGCGATGTCGCGGCCCGGCTGAAGACCTTCACGTACCTGCCCCGCGTCGAGATCGAGCGGCTGGAGTCGGCGAGTGTCGAGGCGCCGTTCAAGCGCGAGGCGCAGCGGGCACTGGCGAGCGAGGTCACCACCCTCGTGCACGGGGAGGCGGTGACGGCCTCGGTGATCGCGGCCTCGGCCGCGCTGTTCGGGCGCGGGTCGCTCGACTGCATCGATGCGGACATCCTGCGCGGAGCACTGCAGGCGGTGACGACGGTCGAGGCGACCGCGTCGACTCCGGTGGTGCAGGCCTTCGTGGAGGCCGGACTCGTCGCGAGTCTGGGTGAGGCCCGTCGAGCGATCGGCCAGCGCGGTCTCTCGGTGAACAACACCGCGGTGACGGACGATGCCGCCGTGCTCGGCGACCTCCCCCTGATCGACGGGATCGCCGTGCTGCGCCGCGGCAAGAAGAGCTTCGCCGGCGCCTTCGTCTCCTGA